One window from the genome of Elaeis guineensis isolate ETL-2024a chromosome 5, EG11, whole genome shotgun sequence encodes:
- the LOC105045305 gene encoding LOW QUALITY PROTEIN: transcriptional activator hap3-like (The sequence of the model RefSeq protein was modified relative to this genomic sequence to represent the inferred CDS: inserted 1 base in 1 codon) has product MDTSIDGQPYFRVHNXHVPRATASTTPYGCTSEQSHLLPIANVGRIMKQALPQNAKISKRAKETIQECASEFISFVTEEASDRCCKDNRKTINGDDICCAMKTLGLDEYADAMKIYLCRYREHEEKATSMKCNKPVQIDVNNELPIFQSSQSRDQLPSRSPQNVAKTRKFF; this is encoded by the exons ATGGATACTAGCATAGATGGCCAACCATATTTCAGAGTTCATA AGCATGTTCCTAGAGCCACAGCAAGCACTACACCATATGGATGCACCAGTGAGCAAAGTCACCTATTGCCCATAGCCAATGTGGGGCGAATCATGAAGCAAGCTCTACCACAGAATGCGAAGATATCCAAACGAGCAAAAGAAACAATCCAGGAATGTGCATCGGAGTTCATCAGCTTTGTTACTGAGGAAGCATCTGACCGATGCTGCAAGGATAACCGCAAGACTATCAATGGAGATGATATCTGTTGTGCTATGAAGACACTTGGCCTTGATGAATATGCTGATGCCATGAAAATATATTTGTGTAGATATAGGGAGCATGAAGAGAAGGCAACCTCCATGAAGTGCAATAAGCCAGTTCAAATTGATGTCAACAATGAATTACCAATCTTTCAAAGCAGTCAAAGTAGAGACCAATTGCCTTCCAGGAGTCCTCAAAATGTTGCAAAGACAAGGAAATTTTTCTGA